One Cucurbita pepo subsp. pepo cultivar mu-cu-16 chromosome LG11, ASM280686v2, whole genome shotgun sequence DNA window includes the following coding sequences:
- the LOC111805104 gene encoding leishmanolysin homolog: MEETIRCCCLCTARKFDAKIRFAVVLFEILLLLALDVTYAKSEDHQLERGAESIVSHSCIHDQILEQKRRPGLKVYSVSPQVYDVSGTAKPLHRRGRALLGASELSDQQKNVKQPIRIYLNYDAVGHSPDRDCQKVGDIVKLGEPPATSSFLGSPSCNPDSNPPITGDCWYNCTLDDISGEDKRHRLYKALGQTADWFRRALAVEPVKGSLRLSGYSACGQDGGVQLPREYVEEGIPNADLVLLVTTRPTTGNTLAWAVACERDQWGRAIAGHVNVAPRHLTAKAETLLSATLIHEVMHVLGFDPHAFAHFRDERKRRRSKVTEQVLDERLGRTVTRVVLPRVVMHSRYHYGAFSKNFTGLELEDGGGRGTSGSHWEKRLLMNEIMTGSVDTRSVVSKMTLALLEDSGWYQANYSMADRLDWGRNQGNDFVMSPCNLWKGAYHCNTTQMSGCTYNREAEGYCPIVSYNGDLPHWARYFPQPNKGGQSSLADYCTYFVAYSDGSCTDTNSARAPDRMLGEVRGSNSRCMASSLVRTGFVRGSMTQGNGCYQHRCINNSLEVAVDGMWKVCPEAGGLVQFPGFNGELLCPAYHELCSKDSVSVPGKCPNTCSFNGDCVDGKCFCFLGYHGHDCSKRSCPNNCSGHGRCLSNGLCECGNGYTGIDCSTAICDEQCSLHGGVCDNGVCEFRCSDYAGYSCQNSSRLLSSLSVCKSVLQRDMTGQHCAPSELSILQQLEEVVVMPNYHRLFPGGARKLFNIFGGSYCDAAAKQLACWISIQKCDEDGDNRLRVCHSACQSYNLACGASLDCSDQTLFNSEEEGEGQCTGSGEIKLSWFNRLRSNLFVSNSSSKGRSVK; the protein is encoded by the exons ATGGAGGAGACGATACGGTGTTGTTGTCTATGTACTGCTCGTAAATTTGATGCTAAGATCCGCTTCGCCGTTGTTCTTTTTGAG ATTTTGCTTCTTCTGGCTTTGGATGTTACATATGCTAAATCTGAAGATCATCAGCTGGAAAGGGGAGCTGAAAGCATTGTTTCACACTCCTGCATCCATGATCAGATACTCGAGCAAAAAAGGCGACCCGGGCTTAAAGTGTACTCggtttcccctcaagtttACGATGTCTCTGGCACGGCAAAACCCCTTCATAGAAGAGGTAGAGCATTGCTTGGAGCTTCAGAATTATCAGATCAgcaaaaaaatgtaaaacaacCTATCAGAATATATCTGAATTATGATGCTGTTGGTCACTCTCCTGATAGAGATTGTCAAAAAGTTGGCGACATTGTGAAG CTTGGAGAACCTCCTGCCACTAGTTCCTTTCTGGGCTCGCCTTCTTGCAATCCTGACAGCAACCCTCCAATTACGGGCGACTGCTGGTATAATTGCACTTTAGACGATATCTCTGGGGAGGACAAAAGGCATCGCCTGTACAAG GCTCTAGGTCAGACAGCAGATTGGTTTAGAAGAGCATTAGCCGTTGAGCCTGTGAAAGGGAGCTTGCGTCTAAGTGGATACTCGGCTTGTGGACAGGATGGAGGCGTGCAACTTCCACGTGAATACGTTGAAG AGGGTATTCCCAATGCAGACTTGGTTCTTTTAGTGACCACAAGGCCTACCACTGGGAACACACTTGCTTGGGCTGTTGCATGCGAACGCGATCAATGGGGCCGTGCAATTGCAGGACATGTGAACGTTGCACCTCGGCATTTGACTGCCAAAGCCGAAACCTTACTTTCAGCTACTCTTATACATGAG GTTATGCACGTCCTTGGTTTTGATCCACATGCCTTTGCCCATTTTAGAGACGAGAGGAAAAGAAGGCGTAGTAAG GTAACAGAACAGGTCTTGGATGAAAGACTTGGGCGCACCGTGACTCGTGTGGTGCTTCCACGTGTAGTTATGCATTCAAGATATCATTATGGA GCTTTTTCAAAGAATTTCACGGGTTTAGAGCTTGAAGACGGAGGAGGGCGTGGCACCTCAG GATCTCACTGGGAGAAAAGGCTTctgatgaatgaaattatgACGGGTTCAGTTGATACAAGATCTGTAGTCTCAAAAATGACTCTGGCTTTATTGGAAGACAGTGGATGGTACCAGGCCAACTATAGTATGGCTGATCGTCTCGATTGGGGCCGCAACCAGGGAAATGATTTTGTCATGTCCCCCTGCAATCTATGGAAGGGGGCATACCATTGCAACACGACACAGATGTCAGGATGTACATATAATAGGGAGGCAGAGGGTTACTGCCCGATTGTTAGCTATAATGGCGACCTCCCTCACTGGGCTCGATATTTTCCCCAACCGAACAAGG GTGGACAATCGTCATTGGCCGATTATTGTACTTACTTTGTGGCTTACTCGGATGGGTCGTGCACGGACACCAACAGTGCACGGGCACCAGACAGAATGTTAGGTGAAGTACGAGGAAGTAATTCAAG GTGTATGGCCTCATCCCTAGTCAGGACTGGGTTTGTAAGAGGGTCTATGACCCAAGGAAACGGCTGTTATCAGCATCGGTGCATTAACAATTCATTAGAG GTGGCTGTTGATGGTATGTGGAAAGTATGTCCTGAAGCTGGTGGACTGGTTCAGTTCCCTGGCTTTAATG GTGAATTACTCTGCCCTGCATATCATGAACTTTGTAGCAAAGACTCGGTTTCGGTGCCGGGAAAGTGCCCGAATACTTGCAGTTTCAATGGAGATTGTGTGGATGGgaagtgtttttgttttcttggcTATCATGGACATGATTGTAGCAAAC GATCTTGTCCTAACAACTGTAGTGGTCATGGGAGGTGTCTTTCTAATGGACTTTGTGAATGTGGAAATGGTTACACCGGCATCGACTGCTCCACCG CTATTTGCGATGAGCAATGTAGCCTCCATGGAGGTGTCTGTGATAATGGCGTTTGCGAGTTTCGTTGTTCGGATTATGCTGGCTATTCGTGCCAGAACAGCTCCAGGCTTCTTTCGAGTCTCTCTGTTTGTAAAAGTGTATTGCAAAGGGATATGACTGGCCAACATTGTGCACCCAGTGAACTGAGTATACTACAGCAGCTCGAGGAAGTTGTTGTCATGCCGAATTACCACCGTTTGTTTCCCGGTGGTGCCCGGAAACTTTTTAACATCTTCGGTGGTAGCTACTGCGACGCAGCTGCAAAACAGTTGGCTTGCTGG ATTTCGATACAAAAGTGTGACGAAGACGGCGACAACAGACTCCGAGTATGCCATTCGGCTTGTCAGTCATACAATCTAGCATGTGGGGCATCACTCGACTGCTCCGACCAGACCCTTTTCAACAGTGAGGAGGAAGGCGAAGGGCAGTGCACAGGGTCCGGTGAAATCAAACTGTCGTGGTTTAATCGACTACGCAGTAACTTATTCGTAAGTAACAGCTCGTCGAAAGGAAGGTCTGTAAAGTAA